A DNA window from SAR86 cluster bacterium contains the following coding sequences:
- the rplM gene encoding 50S ribosomal protein L13, with the protein MITKSFTNTEVEPKWFVVDASDQILGRLASSIAHILRGKHKPEYTPHSDLGDYIVVINAKKIKVTGNKLKDKTYYHHTGYPGGIKSKNLETILDQDATQVIKSAVKGMLPKNKLGKLMITKLKVYEDQDHPHIAQNPLALTF; encoded by the coding sequence ATGATTACCAAAAGTTTCACAAATACAGAAGTAGAGCCAAAATGGTTTGTTGTTGATGCGTCAGATCAGATACTAGGCAGATTAGCATCTAGCATAGCTCACATACTTAGAGGCAAGCACAAACCGGAATATACCCCGCACTCAGATTTAGGAGATTATATTGTTGTAATTAATGCTAAAAAGATCAAAGTAACAGGTAATAAATTGAAAGATAAGACTTATTATCATCACACGGGATATCCTGGTGGCATAAAGTCTAAAAATTTAGAAACCATCCTTGATCAGGATGCTACACAGGTCATTAAATCTGCTGTGAAAGGTATGTTGCCAAAAAATAAATTAGGCAAATTAATGATAACTAAGTTAAAGGTTTATGAGGATCAAGATCATCCCCATATAGCTCAAAATCCTTTAGCCTTAACTTTTTAA